The Sphingomonas sp. NBWT7 nucleotide sequence CTCCGCGGCGTGCCGCATCGTCTCCCAATCGGACGTCGAGCCCATGATGATGCCGACCTGCGCCATGATCGGCGGTTAGCGAGCCGGGGAAACGAGGGCAACCGGAAGCTGCGCCGCGCGATCCGGCGGGTGAAAAGGGGCTTTCCGCCTCGATCAGCGGCGCGCGCGCGGATTGAGCGCGAACACCCGCTCGACGTCGCGCTCGATCACCTTGGCCGTCACGCGCTCCACCAGCCGCTGCGCGCTGCGCCACGGCCGCAGCTCGCCCTGCCGCTGGCGATGCCCATCGATCAGCCGGCTTCCCCAGCCTTCGATCGCGTCCGCCGGCGGCGCATCGCTCGTGTCGGTCAGCACCAGCGAGGGGAAGGGCAGCGCGATGGCGGGGGAGGCGTAAGCGTCCTTCGCCCCCGCGCCGTCGCGCGGCGGATCGAACAGCAGCGCGCCAGCGACCTTGCCGACATAGCCAGCCGGCGACAGCCGCGCCCACCACGACGCCGCATGGCAGCCGATACCCTCGGCGACGAGCACCACTGCGCGATCGGCGCGCATCACCGCCGCGTCGAGCTGCGCCGCCCAGATCCCGCGTCGCGCGCCGCTGTCGAGCGTCACATGCTCATCGCCGTGGCTGGGCCAGCGCAGCCGCGCGTGCCATGCCGGCGCCGTCACGTCGGGCGCGGCAATCGTGATGATCGAGAAACGGCTGGGCATCGGCAGTACGGCGGTCGACATCGCGCTGGTCCCCGAATGAAGGCACGCGGCATCATGCCACGCACGCCGGGGCTACCGCAATGCCATGCGCGGCGACGGTTGCCTGATAGCCGCTAACACGTCACGGTCGCCGGAAAGGTTCACGGGGGAATAGATGTTCGGTCCACGCAAGTCGCTGGAATCGGTGACGCAGCACGACGCACGCCACGCGCTCGCCAAGACATTGTCCTGGCCGCACCTCATCGCGCTCGGCGTCGGCGCGATCGTCGGCACTGGCATCTATACGCTGATCGGCGTCGGCGCTGAGCGCGCCGGCCCGGCGGTGATCCTCGCCTTCGTCATCGCCGGCGCGGTGTGTGCCTGCGCCGCGCTCGCCTATGCCGAACTCGCGACGATGATTCCCGCCGCGGGCAGCGCCTATACCTTCAGCTACGCCGCGCTGGGCGAGGCGCTGGCGTGGATCGTCGGGTGGAGCCTGATCCTCGAATATTCGCTCGCCTGCGCGACCGTCGCGGTCGGCTGGTCGGGCTATCTC carries:
- a CDS encoding alpha/beta hydrolase, with amino-acid sequence MSTAVLPMPSRFSIITIAAPDVTAPAWHARLRWPSHGDEHVTLDSGARRGIWAAQLDAAVMRADRAVVLVAEGIGCHAASWWARLSPAGYVGKVAGALLFDPPRDGAGAKDAYASPAIALPFPSLVLTDTSDAPPADAIEGWGSRLIDGHRQRQGELRPWRSAQRLVERVTAKVIERDVERVFALNPRARR